Below is a genomic region from Triticum dicoccoides isolate Atlit2015 ecotype Zavitan chromosome 5A, WEW_v2.0, whole genome shotgun sequence.
CATTGAAGGTTGCCGTGTTCGGCGGACACCCGGTGTCAATCATTTGGCAGAGGAGCTCCTGCGCACGGGGAACCTGCCCCGCGCGGTACATGGCATCAATCACAGAAGTGTAGGTGTACACGTTCGGCATGATCCCCACCTGCTGCATCTCAGCGAACACCCGCTCTGCCTTGTCGAGACACCCGGCCCGACACCAGGCATGCACCAGGGTCGTGTAGAGCACGACATCAGGCGGAAATACCGACTTGTAGCTGTCGAACAGCGCCTGGGCCTCACTGGCGAGGCGCTTCTTGGACAGCGCGCCAAGGAGAGACGCGAGCACCGCAGGGTCGGGGACCCCGGCGCCATACTCCTCCATGCGACGGAACAGCTCGGAGGCCTCGGCAGACATCCCCGCCCGGACGTACCGGCGGATTATGGCGAGGATGACCTGCGGCGAGACGGGGATGGAGCGCTCGCGCATTTCGTCGAGCAGGTGCCGGGCGAGCGGGAAGTGGTGGTGCTTCGCGAGCAGGTCGATCATAGCGGCGTAGAGCGCGGGGAGCGAGTCCGCGGGAAGCGACGGGAGGACGTGGTGGAAGAACGTGAGGGCCTCCGGGAACGGGACGCCGCGGCGGAGCGCGAGGAGGCGGCCGAGGAGCTGGAGCGCGAGGTGCGGCGCGGGCGGGGaagggaggaggccggcgagggTGGAAGAGAACGCGGGTAGGGGCTCGAATGGCGGCGAGGCGGGGAGCGCCGTCGACGGGTGGGCGCGGCTGTGGTCGAGGATCGCCGCGTGGAGCGAGTCCAGGAGCTTGGCTTCCGCGGGCGTCATGGGCAGAGGCGAGTCGGGAGCCGGTGGCGGAGGCGAGGCGGGCGCCGGCTCTGTGGTGGGATCGGTGGCGcataggcggcggaggaggaggcgcgAAGTGGTGGAGAGGTGGCGATTGCGCTTGAGGAGGAgagccatggcggcggcgggggcggtggcTGCTCGGTCGCGGTTGCCGGCGACGTGGGGGCTGTAGGGTTCAGGGTTTGGGTCTGAAGCCATTTCGATGGGTTCAGGCTGTTTTACCTGAAGTATTCGTGGCCCATGTAGCCCGTGAAGTGAACTGTTGGGCCGGGCTGCATCACGAGCGATCGAAGCTTTTGCATGCAGAGAAGCTCAACTTCTAGCAATTCTTCTCAAAAGAAAAAACCTCAACCACAAGCAAAAGAGCTGCTTATTCAGAGACTGTTCATCGCTAATGATTGCCTATCAGTCTTGAAGTATATCTCTGATAAATCAGGTGCAAGACAAGGGGCCATCACATGGAGACCTATGAATGAAGGAACAATAATCCCTAAAAAATGAAACAATAATCATGAAGTTGACAGTTTAGTGAACTGTTAGGGGACTTCCTATTCTACGCCGTCTAACCCAACTGGTGCTCGCTGCAGCGCCCTGGTAGACCAGCCCACGAACACACAACGCCAGCGGAAAAATCCTAAAACAAAGCTGTCACGCTGAGGATTCGAACTCACGCCATTGCTCGGCTAACCACTGGAGCTACCTGGTACTAGTAATCCATAGTACCTCGAAAATACTTAAGGACGATAGTAGTTGTGTTGTTCCAAAAAATGCAAGTTCACAGATTTAAAGAATGTTcacgattttttttttcaaaaagaaaaggctCGCATATTAAAAAAAGTTCAATAATTTCAGAAAAATCTCACGAAATTTTAAAAATATCATTAATTTAAGGAAAgttaatgaatttgaaaaaaaatcacaaatttgaaaaagttcatgaaatacAAAAAAATCAAGAAGATTGATTTTTTTCACAAATTTGAGACAAAATTCAcgaattaaaaaaatataaaattttTTTTAAATCtcgtcaaatttgaaaaaatatcatcaactttgaaaaaagttcatcgaatttgaaaaatagtTTATCAAATTTGGGAAAacattcatcgaatttgaaaaaaaaagttcacccAATTCGAAAAAGGGTTATCCATTTTGAAAAAAGGACCACGAATTTTAAAATAACCGCGcattaaaagaaaacaaaaaaagataagaaaaaaggaaaaaggataaACTAAGCTGAAGAATGAAAATAAAGGAGAAAATGATGTATATTTACACCTGCGTGGTGTTGGCCTTGTGGTTAGAGCAGAGCTCTTGCAACAATGGAGTTGCAGGTTCGACCCCCCTTTTCTTAAATTCTTCTCTTCTCAAAAGAAAAAGGCCCAACCACTAGCAAAAGAGCTGCTTATTCAGCAACTGTTCATCGCTTATGATTGCCTATCAGTCTTGAAGGATGTCTCTGATAAATCGGGTGCAAGACACGGAGCCATTAGATGGAGATCAATGCTATAGCAGGAGACTTTGAAGAATGCAAGTTCACGCATGCACGAAGAAAGAAACAATAATCATGAAGCTCACAATTTAGCAAAGTTTGCTTTATCTCTTGATGCACGCTGTCACGTTAGGCTTGGTGTGCCCCATGATTTTGTAATTGTTTCACTAAAAGTTGTTGTTTAATAAAGGTCGGCGAAGTTTCTTAAAAAGTGTATATGATGCGTTGGCTAAAAAAATGTATATTGTGCAAAGCTCCGGTAAAATGTATTCTTAAAAAAAACTCTATACTAGCTTTATTGTTCATAGAACTGTTAAACCATCCACAAGGTTTTACAAGATAAAATCGACAGGTTCATTAGAAAAAAAAAGTACCCTAATAGAGAGTAAACATTCTCTTGGAAAGGTTTCCCGAGCGAACAAGTGTGCTCTCTGGGTGGCTCTTGCGAGAGAACATATAGTTCCCTGGAAAACCGCTCCAATGAACGAGGGAAAGTTGACATACTATAGCAGGCAAGTTGCCCGCGTGTTCCAAACATTGCCATACTGCAGCATAGAAGAATTGTCATGTTGTAAATGAGGATCATGACAAATGCTACCGTATAGAATAATTGACATGCTACATGAGGGAAAATTGCCACACATGCCTAAATTGTCATGCTATAGCATGTAGACGTGCAATGTTACAACACAGAATTGTCATGTTATATGAAAGAAAATTGCCTACTTGTTCAGGCATTTGACATGCTAGGAGAAGGGGGTTGTCATGCTACATCAGGAGGAACTGTTACAGAGTGCCATGCTCTAGATACATGATTTGCCATTCAGATGtgatctttttctttttttttaaattcATTCAGATGTGATCTTGAAGGGAAGGATAGGATAGGGGGTGGGT
It encodes:
- the LOC119302714 gene encoding pentatricopeptide repeat-containing protein At1g20300, mitochondrial-like, giving the protein MALLLKRNRHLSTTSRLLLRRLCATDPTTEPAPASPPPPAPDSPLPMTPAEAKLLDSLHAAILDHSRAHPSTALPASPPFEPLPAFSSTLAGLLPSPPAPHLALQLLGRLLALRRGVPFPEALTFFHHVLPSLPADSLPALYAAMIDLLAKHHHFPLARHLLDEMRERSIPVSPQVILAIIRRYVRAGMSAEASELFRRMEEYGAGVPDPAVLASLLGALSKKRLASEAQALFDSYKSVFPPDVVLYTTLVHAWCRAGCLDKAERVFAEMQQVGIMPNVYTYTSVIDAMYRAGQVPRAQELLCQMIDTGCPPNTATFNAIMRSHVKAGRSEQVLQVHNQMRQLGCDPDIITYNFLMETHCGKGQSNLDAAMKVLAKMIAKGCIPDCHTFNPMLKLVLGTGNVEAARKLYERMQELQCKPNVVTYNLLMKLFNKEKSMDMVLRIKKDMDAQGVEPNVNTYGALIESFCGRGNWRRAHATLREMVEEKSLKPTKPVYDMVLMLLRKAGQLRKHEELVESMADRGFIKRPSEDALWKAVAAS